In a genomic window of Meleagris gallopavo isolate NT-WF06-2002-E0010 breed Aviagen turkey brand Nicholas breeding stock chromosome 1, Turkey_5.1, whole genome shotgun sequence:
- the LOC104913889 gene encoding protein maelstrom homolog has translation MEARRASAMSRSQRYRSAYYFFVRDRLPVLQQRGLPVTRVVDGFPHLTQEWALLAEEERMFYAEKAQKWNEKKSFQKAEKEMYNNPVSAGATSEMYRVTSLDASAISWMSDQAVLADIFYFLNVYSHGKLPSHCDQRFLPCEIGCVRYSLQEGIMAEFHHFIDSGDFQ, from the exons ATGGAGGCGAGGCGGGCGTCCGCCATGTCGCGCTCTCAGCGCTACCGCAGCGCCTACTACTTCTTCGTGCGTGACCGGCTGCCCGTGCTGCAGCAGCGCGGCCTGCCCGTGACCCGAGTGGTCGATGGCTTTCCTCACCTCACCCAGGAGTGGGCG CTGCTGGCGGAGGAGGAGCGGATGTTCTATGCAGAGAAGGCTCAAAAGTGGAATgaaaagaaatcctttcagaAGGCGGAGAAGGAG ATGTATAATAATCCAGTATCTGCTGGCGCGACTTCGGAAATGTACAGAGTGACATCTCTTGATGCCTCTGCTATATCGTGGATGAGTGATCAGG CTGTACTTGCAGACATCTTCTATTTCCTCAATGTTTACAGTCATGGCAAGCTGCCGTCCCACTGTGACCAGCGCTTCCTCCCTTGTGAAATTGGGTGTGTCAGGTACTCCCTGCAGGAAGGCATAATGGCTGAATTCCATCACTTCATAGATTCAGGTGATTTCCAATGA